atgTGGGTATGCTTCTCACACTGACGCTGTGTTGCTGCAGCTGTGCTTGTTCAGAGTTGATCCACTGTGGAGACTGAATAGGCACAAGGAGCTAATCAATACCTGCATGGACAAAGGCCCTCAGTTGACTCTATAATGCCACAGTGCAGCATCAAGTATTACCAGCAGAGTAACACAGTATCAACCATCTGCTATATAATAATACTAACTGGGAATGGCCCAAGAGTTTGGTGCAAATACTTGTTGGCCCACAAATCCAGTGATACGGTTGGTTACTACGGACAAAGGTAGGTGTAGGGTTTCTTACCGGAATAAATATGAAGAATAGTTTATTGTTATAGAAGAGTTTCCAAGTGATATGATTAATGCTGATATTTGTCCAGGTCAATGTTGGGGAAATTTGCAATAATACATTTATTTTCTGTCACTGTTATTTCCTGAAGAGATGAAAGATGAACTTGACCGGTTGACCAATGAGATCAAAAGCGATGCCAACTCTGTGCGAGTTAAGCTTAAATGTAAGTTTAACACCACGACGTACATtacattaaacaaatatatttgtgGTTGTCATTTTGTCATTGATATGACTGGATCAAATGCCTCATCCCAAATACTTCTAGATGTAGAGAGGTAGATGTGGGGAATTTGTCAGATGTGATGTTATAGCTACTGTAATCACTGTTCTTCCTGTTCTCTGTAGCTATGGAGCAGAGCCTGCCCAAGGATGATGTTTCTAACAGGGCCTCGGCTGATTTCCGCATTCAGAAAACCCAGGTCAGGAAACAGCCTTCCCGGGACTCATTCCTCACGTTTGCAACTGCTGACATGTTCTTACAGGTTGTGGTTAAGAACAGAGCTTGACAAGAGATACTCGGAGTCTAACTTAGAAGCCTGTATACAAAGTTGACCATGTTTTTTTGTGATGTTTGCTGCTATGTTTTGATGCAGCTGTTTGACATCTTAACCATTTCAAAAGTTTACTGAGTCTTTATCCACTTGACTTTTTTCCAGTGGTTGGAACTCTCATTCGTCTCTCCTCAGCTTATGTTTTCTCTAACCCCACAGCACACGGTGCTCTCCAGGAAGTTTGTGGAAGTCATGAGTCAGTACAACAAGACTCAAGTGTCGTTTAGGGAGAGAAGCAAAGGAAGGATCCAGAGACAGCTGGAGATAAGTGAGTGACAAACTGGGCCAGCAGCAGAGCAGACAGGAACATGGAAAGGAGTCCGACCACACCTAGGAGCTTTTCTCTCCCACTGTGATAACACATAGGCTACACTGCTCACAattaccaacaacaaaaaaatcctcaTTATTGCCTATTTTCATTGTAGATAAGTCAGGTTGTTTTCTGGCTTCTTGACCTGGCACTGTATGTTATTATCTATTGTCGTGGCATGGACAATGTGGCCATTAGACCTATTAGACTACGGCTACGGAAAATACGGGATGACAGTTAAGTGTTTGGCTTGAGATACCAAAGAGACTTGCTATAACAAAACCATATGGCAGACACCCATATATTGTTCGTATAGAGTATTTGTTTAGAATGAGAATAATTGATGATGACAGAAATAGCCGTAGCCCCTCCAGTCCCTTAGGATAGTTTTAATGAGGCTCTCTACTACAGCACACTccagaaagaagagaggagtctTACACAGGACACATAcacctctctgtgttagtgttgCCAAGGAAACAGGGCTCAGAAGCCTGCTACACTCCTTTACAACTGTCTTTAGAAGAGCTGGTCACATGACCAGTTTTGGGCTCATGGCTGTGCTGTATAgtcatttttatttgacctttatttaactaggcaagtcagttaagaacaaattcttattttcaatgacggcctagggatagtgggttaactgccttgttcaggggcagaacaacagatttttacctcaacTCTGGGatttaatcttgcaacctttcggttactagttcaactctctacccactaggctacctgccactgtTAATCATGGGTAATCATAGGTTATATACATTCACTGGGGTGGAAGGGCTAATGTACATGATCCCAGGTTTGTAAGTTACAGTGGGTTTGATCATGTTAGGCAGTGAGAGTTGAGTCTCTCTAAGGAATAGCCTAGATCATAACACTGTGGTTGTGGCTACAGAGACTATTCTCCCCacgggatggaggagagagaacacatttattcGTTTTAGCACCTGTTTAGTAAAAGTATTTTCTTTCCTGGTTCTAGCCGGGAGAGTGACTAGCAATGAGGAACTGGAGGACATGCTGGAGAGTGGCAACCCATCCATTTTCACATCTGATGTAAGTTATCATAATAatagtgaagctggttgagctggttgagagaatgccaagagtgtgcaaagctgtcatttttctttgattttatttcacctttatttaaccaggtaggccagttgagaacaagttctcatttacatctgcgacctggccaagataaagcaaaacagtgcgacaaaaacaacaacacagagttacacataaacgtacagtcaataacaatatagaaaaaatatataaaaaatatatgtacagcgTGTGCAAATGTAAAAGAGTAGAGAGATAAGGCAATGAAAAGgtcatagaggcgaaataattacaatttagcattaacactggagttatagatgtgcagatgaagatgtgcaagtagagatactggggtgcaaaagagcaagagagtaagtaataatatgaggatgaggtagtttggtgtgctgtttacagattggctgtgtacaggtacagtgaccggtaagctgctctgacagctgatgcttaaagttagagagggagatataagactccagcttcagtgatttttgaaattcgttaaagtcattggcagcagagaactggaaggaaaggcggccaaagtaagttttggctttgggggtgaccagtgaaatataccttctggagcgtgtgctacggtgtgggtgttgctatggtgaccagtgagctgagataaggcggggctttacctagcaaagacttatagatgtcctggagccagtgagtttggcgacgaatatgtagtgagggccagccaacaagagcatacaggtcgcagtggtgggtagtatatggggctttggagacaaaatggatggcactgtgatagactacatccagtttgctgagtagtttttgggggctattttgtaaatgatatcgctgaagtcaaggatcggtagggtagtcagttttacgagggtatgtttggcagcatgaatgaaggaggctttgttgtgaatgaaggcaaagggtggctactttgaagaatctaaaatataaaatatattttgatttgtttaacacttttttggttactacatgattccatatgttatttcatagttttgattattattctacaatgtagaaaatagaaaaaataaagaaaaacccttgaatgagtaggtgtgtccaaacttttgactggtactgtatgtatttgaaTTAAATAGACTGTCTTACTGGCTGTCTTCCTGTCGTCCACTTCCTCTCTCAGATCATCTCTGACTCTCAGGTCACGCGGCAGGCCTTGAATGAGATTGTGTCACGGCACCAGGATATCATCCGCCTGGAGTCCAGCATCAAGGAGCTCCATACCATGTTTATGGACATGGCCATGCTGGTGGAGAATCAGGTACTGTAGTGCAGTACTGTAATGCTGTCTTGAATATTATTAGTTCTGTTTTTAGTCAAACCCTACGAAACTCATGTGGTGCTGTTTAAAAGGGGGATATGGTCAACAACATAGAGAACAACGTCTCCAATGCAGCTGAATACATAGGCCGTGCCAAAGAGGAGACCAAAAAAGCTGTGAGATACCAGAAAAAATCCCGGAGGGTAAGTCTCCTCTTCCCCAAACGAAAGGTCACATGGTGCATCTGCTAATAATACTGGATAATACTGCTCAAGTTCGACTCTTTTAACTACTGCAACAGCTCTGAATGTTTTGGTCGTAAGAATAATATTATTTCAGTATCATATACTGATACCATTCTAAATGCCAGACAGAATGTTTAAATGCCATATCAAATGTCTAAATTGAATGTCAAAATGCCTCACTATCGCTAATGGGCAGTCATTTACATTGTCCGTTACCTGACTAATGTTTTCACTGAAATCACTgtagtgtgttttgggtcacGCATTATTAACCTAACCACTTTGTTTCTGTTCTTGGCAGAAACTCATCCTCCTTGCCTTTGCTCTATTGATCCTGCTTGCTGTCATTGCACTAATTGTTGGCCTGTCTGTTGGACTAACCAAATCCCCTGTATGAGCCCTGTCCTGCTATCTGTCTGGGGTAACTACTACTGTGCATTTTATCATGATCAACATAACATTCAACACCAATTCCTTCCATTACATCCCGACGCCGGCGGGTTTTTGACTTCTAACcctttttaaacattgtgtgtttgagcTACAGACTTCTGCGTCATACCATTGCATGTGTCTATTTCTTCTCCATCTGTTGGTTAATGGGGgctgagctagagcggtgtttgtgagATAAGGGCGGATCACGAAGGGGCCCGGGGCTGGGTGTTTTTACAAAAACGTCTGTAGACTGAATTGTTTGAGTTACAAACTATGAAAAGCTGCTCTACGATGCTCACTAGCTACACAAGCGTCGTTAGAAGGTAAGGGGTTCTTCTGCATAGAAGATCACACGAAATccaaggacatagtgtctataatactatAAGATCACATAGTTACTGTCACAATCTCCAAACTCCACACAGGTGTCACTGAATAGTTGGGATATTCATTTACCACTAAAAAAGCTATTTCTGTACTTACATCATTCACATACATTTCATTTTTATCAGGGGTTTTGCTTTGGCAGACTTTTTTTAAATTGACATTTGTCAATAAAACCCATGAATTTAACTGTTTatgtcaagtttttttttttttttttttacttgtatcCCTGGTTGACCAGGTAAAACACTTCACTGTGAAGCTAAATATAAGGGACAAGCAGATAAATAAAAGTCAGATAGATGAAAAGCTGATTTTTGCTGGGCTCTTGGGAGTAATAGGGTTAACACATTGAGGTACTGTTCTTGATAGTGGTTGATATAGCAGTCCAGTTTTGATTTAGAGAATCTCAGAATTTGAGAATCACAGTAATGGATAAATTGCCAAGTTAGGTTCATAGTAACTACATTCAAATAGATGAACACAGACGCAATTATGTCGGTTAAAATTGgtcattttgttttttttatgtactaAATGAACAGTGAACCAAATGTATCTTCCTCTCTCACAGAAATTGTTCTGGCTTGCCATTTGTGTGGCACTGGCTCTCCTCATAGTCATCATTATAGCAACCATATTTGACTGACCATTGAGAGGCTCCACTGTTCAGAACAGCAGATGAGTCTACAGCAGTTTCTCACACCTTTGGGGCCAAGTTCCAGTCATCATACCCTGCTCAATGTTCAACTCCTCATCCAACACCAAGACGGGCATTTCACTTCTCAGAGGACAATAGATCCAGCTGTATCCACCATGTTATTACAATATTACACCTCTTGACTCCATATAATGGCTGAGTCAGTGGCCTTGGCTTATACAACTTCACAGAAGCCCCAGGGCTCCTAGGAAAACACTCCCTCTTGCTGCAATAATACAGGGTAGCCTTTTTTACTGTCTGTGCAAGTAACTACAATGAAGTCTCTACAGGACTGCCATAGGCTACATGTCAACAATGACTACCATTGCAAactacatagacacacagactcaCCTCTACTGCTGCCATAAAGGCTAATAGCACGTTAAATGGTAAGTAGAGAGATGTCACTTTCAAACTTCACTGAGCAGAATGATTTTTATCTACACCATAATTTAGACGCTTTAAAGCAACTCATTTCTAACTGTTAAAATATAACTTCAGTTTATGTGATTTTGTTCAATTTAGTGTAACGCCCAGAACAAAATGATTTCATACAGCTTAGGTGTAATGTTTTTGTTCCCTTGTGATGATCATGACTAAATGTGCCTTAAGAGAACCGAACACTATAATACTTATTAAGTGTACTAATTAATACACTCCCAATGAAAACTTTGATTGGAAACCATTTCACTGTTGGGATGCAATGTTTGTGTCTTGTTTTGACTACACCTATTACTTTGGTCTGCacttagattttttatttatttatatgatTTATTTAAGTGTCATACACCTACTGGTGCTCAGCCCACATGGCCTTACAAGACACAACAGAACCAAATAACATTTGACAAATTATACATATCATTCGCATACAATAATCCTGGCCAGTatagctaccatctagccactcTACACAAAAAGTTGATATCTCCTTTCCTGGCATCGtgaacaaactgagcaatctCAAACACCATGTCTGAAACAGAATTCAAGCCTCATCTCATCGCGTAACCAGAAAACTTCAGTTGTCACCAAAATGTTACAAAAAAAGAACACGTCTCAGATTGTCATACAGGTCAATAAAACACTGAATGGATTTTGTCTTTGATTTCCCCGAGATCACACAGTATGAAATCATCTGAGCAAATTCTCTCCTCTTCAGGCACTCTGTTAAATCTACCTGACTCTATAGCCAGAGGGAGGGTTTTGAGTTGTGCACAAACTGACCTTTGGCTTTTTGTTAGGTTTAGGCGGACAAATGATTCAGGGGTGTAGTTCTCTTTGATGAGAGTGTATGTTTAAACCAATCATCAACTGCCCATTTTTCCTTGTGGATCAGCAAAAGTTTGTCCTTGATTTGGTTAACACCACATGGTAATTTGTTCCTGATTTGTTCCTTTGTATGAACAGATTGTTTGTAATACACACTCCTGAGATCTTTGTCTCCTGAGTGTGGCGCTTTTGATACAtaggtcatgttgttgtagtatcaTTGAGTCAGATCAACATTGAGTCAGATCAACATTGAGTCAGATCAACATTGAGTCAGATCTTTCTGCAGTTGATACAGCTGGAATATTGTGTAGATAAACAATAAATATGTAAGTGAATTATCATCCGGATTCTTAGTGTTTCATTTCAGTTTGCGGTGCTCTGTTTGAGTACACGGTTAGGCAGTGCAATCAGATGCATCCCCCTTAGATTTCTTCACATTGTATTGTGTtataaagtgggattaaaattgatttaattgtattttatttgtcaacgatctacacaaaatactctgtaatgtcaaagtggaagaaaaaatctaaccttttttttaaagatgaatgAAAAATGAAACAATATAACTTGATTAGGTAAGTATTcacccccgagtcaatacatgttagaaagggaaaggggatacctagccagctgcacaactgaatgcattcaaccaaaatgtgtcttccgcatttaaccctaCCCCTCTGAATCACAGAGTTGCGGGGAGAGCTGCCTTAATGGAAGTCCACGTCATCGGCACCCAGGAGGAGTTGGGTTTAActgacttgctcaagggcagaactgCAGATTTTTCTACTTTGCCGGCTTGGGGATTAGAAccaacaaccttttggttacgGGCCCAACG
The genomic region above belongs to Oncorhynchus mykiss isolate Arlee chromosome 6, USDA_OmykA_1.1, whole genome shotgun sequence and contains:
- the stx2b gene encoding syntaxin-2, which produces MKDRLGELTESRTQAEEDVRITVDSDGFMEGFFRRVEEVRGLIDKISSEVEEVRKNHSMILSAPNTDEKMKDELDRLTNEIKSDANSVRVKLKSMEQSLPKDDVSNRASADFRIQKTQHTVLSRKFVEVMSQYNKTQVSFRERSKGRIQRQLEITGRVTSNEELEDMLESGNPSIFTSDIISDSQVTRQALNEIVSRHQDIIRLESSIKELHTMFMDMAMLVENQGDMVNNIENNVSNAAEYIGRAKEETKKAVRYQKKSRRKLFWLAICVALALLIVIIIATIFD